The genomic window TAAAACCCATCTCAACACAAATAAAATCCCCAAGATTCTCTGGTGTATCAGGAGAAAAAAAACACGTGTGATTTACCTCTATTcacttttaaatcaattttaactTTAACTTTAACATCACTTATTCAAAATTAGATAATTTTGAGTATTACAAAAAATAATGTTTAGAATTTCATTACAATTTCTCAAAACGTAGTGAGAGGCATTCTATAGTAACAAAAAGAGTGACTCAGCGAGCCAAAGATTTTTTAACAATGATTCAATACATAACTTCAAATTCAGCATCAAACCTTTAATTACAAGATATCAGACCAAAAATAAATGAAACTGCTTACAAGGTTtaatgaattttttcaaaatttttgaaaaactaattaaatttaaaaaaaaaaattaaaaagctaatgaaaatttaaaaataattgagatTGCCATACCCCTGCCTTGCAATCCAAAATTCCACCATGCactcagaaaaaaaaaagagtatatcATTAGAAATTTTTGGTATTAGTATAATGTTAGAGATTATGGTATAACTTggatattatgtttttttttttaagagttttccaagttttatttcagattttcttttttataaattgtttctcctacattatttgtatatattgataaggttgttgattgagttgaaattacaatttaaactatttttttattttaattttgtatgtattacatatagtcattattattattaattttaaatcataCTTTTTAAACGTATACTTGTGTTCTAAATACGGTACAATAAAATTTCTAGTATATagctatataaaaaaaattaagtcgaCTGAGCATATAGGGTTGAACATGTGTAAGCAAGTTTTATCTTGTGCATTTACAAGTGAAAGAGGTTTATGGATAGTttagacattatataaaaaaattgaatgaaaaaaataatataatattttaaaatttttattataaatgttTTCATTGTTAATAATGCTGAATTTCATACTCATGTGATACATAGGTTAATAATATGTTTGAATAATATTTAGAATTTgcattgaatttattttttttagaaatccaAATTTGTAGCAACTTTCCATCACATTACTCCTATTTTTCAACTCTCGTGCCCGCTTTAATTGAGCCccataaatacaatattttatggtcaattatatttttttggttgGACAATCCTGagtttgtttttacatatatatatatatatatataaaagaacccTAGGGTTTGATAAAGATGGAAATGTAGAGTTGATATAAAAAAGAATGCGATGCAGTACTATTTTGAAGAAAACAAAGAATGGGGAGATTTATGCTTAATGTAAACATGATGGGAAAAAAAATCATGTGGATTAGTTGAACCGGTTGGGACCAAGGGGTGAGAAGGACTCatgtttaaaattgaaatataaatcaaattattCTATATAAATTTATACACCCAAACCAACATACAATTATCTTCTCATcgtataatatataatatgtaatTGCATTTTTTTGAAATAAGTAACTAATTTTAAAACGTGaattaatgttatgtttaaaaattatgttattttaaaaattttaaaagtatttaaaaaatatttgaaaatatatttttaaaattcatttttgcttgtttttcaattacgtttttttaaatatttaacgcACAAATCatgttgtaattatttttatcatgctTTTAAATTTCTAAAAGTATTCAATGaacaaataatacaaaaaacCCTAGAAACCAAGAGTGCTATCCTTGGTATCCTAGCGATAACAGTGGCTGCTGCGGCTTGGGATAATAGAGAGTGGTGGTTACGAGGGGTTTGGGGGAGATGAGATCTCCCTATTAACGGAGGAGCTTATTCAACTTTCGGTCAAAAGTTCGATGGTGGAGCTAAGCGGAAATTTTTCTCTGATATGTTCTATATGGACAAAGAAATCTTACAACCAAGATAGCTTCAAAGCACAGATGAGGAGTATTTGGAAGACAAGGAAGAAATTCGTGATTCAAGTGGTTGGACAAAACCTTTTTTTGATTGAGTTTGAATTAGAAGAGGACTTAGAGACTATTACAGAAGGCCAGCCATGGTTATTTAGGAAACAATTAATTCTGTTTGATCGACTGAGTAAACCAACGATGAGAGATCAAATTCAACTTGTCTCATCTCCGTTTTGGATTAAAATTGGGCCGTGTCTACCAGAGTTTGATAAAAAAGATCTTATGCATGCTATAGGAGTCACTTATGGAGGGGTGATTAGATCTGAAATATTAGGTGAGTTTTGTCTACTTAGAGTGAAGTTAAATGTACAGAGTCCCCTTCGCAGGGGTGTTTTTGTTTCAATAGGGAATGTGAACAAATTCTGGATCCCTTTTAAGTATGAAAAGCTGCCGATTTTCTGCTTTGGGTGTGGTAGGTTGGGGCATGGTCTCCATGATTGCTTAGAAATTACTCCTGCGGAGAAAAACCAAATTGAAGAGGATCCACCTTTCTCTTTAGCATTAAAAGCAGAGTCAACGTTGGTTGGAAAGGAGAGTCTAAAGCTAAATGCTTTATCGAAAAAATTACAACCACAATGCTTGTATGTTGGAGGTACTACAAAGGAGCAGGAAGAATATTTGTACAGGGCGCAAAGTAGTGGTATGATGAGAGGACTCCAAGATGGTGCATGGTTGGCATCAATTGCTGCAGATTTAGAAATACGAAAGGAAGAAGGAATCAATGAAGGAGATACTGTAAATAGTAATGCCAATAATCTGAATTCAGCCAGGAAAGCTAGTTGGAGAAGAATGAAATTAATGGGAATGATGAAAAATCATGAGGCAGATAGTATATTGCAAAAAAAGAAATTGGCAGAGTTAATACAAGATGAATACGGGACAAAAGAGACTCAGGAAGAGAATCCAAAAAGGGCGAGACATGGTGGACAGGATCTAATCACGGAGAATGAAACTAATTTGCAAATGGAATTTTTCAACTAGACATGATCGGCGGCTGCCAATGGGCAAGCCGACCGGGCACAATGAAAATCATATGCTGGAATGTCCGTGGATTGGGGAGTCCACGGGCAGTACGAAAGCTTCGATTTTTACTGAAGTAAAATAATCCTCAACTAGTCTTCTTAATGGAGACTAAAGTAAGTGAAAAGCGTATGGAAGCAATTAGAAGAAGGTGTGGATTCACGAATGGGCTTGAAGTAGGAGCTGTTGGTACGTGGGGTGGGATTTGCTTAGCATGGCGAGAGGAGGCTCAGATTAATCTTAAATCCATGTCAACAAGTCATATCGATGTGCTGGTCAAAGAAGAAGGTGTTCATGAAGATTGGTGATTCACAGGGTTTTATGGCTCACCATATTCACAAAACAAAAATGCCTAATGGGGTTTATTAAAGATCTTGGGACGGGAGCGAGAGTATCCTTGGTTAGTGAGTGGGGATTTTAATGAAATAGCTTATTCATTTGAAAAAAGGGGAGGTCAACCGAGGGAGGAAAGGAATATGGCAGCGTTTAGCGAAGTTCTGCAAGAATATCATCTCTTAGATTTGGGATATTCAGGAATATGGTATACATGGGAAAGAGGGAATCTACCAAAGACGAACATCCGAGAAAGATTAGACAGGGGTGTTGCGAATGAAAAATGGATGGATTTATTTCCAACGGGCAATATTCATCATTTAACGTCCACTCTTTCGGATCATTGTCCTCTTCTAATAAGCACATCTAATGAAAGCAGATTCAAGACAGTTCCAAGTTTTAAGTTCGAAGCTTGGTGGACCACAGAGGAATCAATAGAAGAAGAAATTTGGAAATCCTGGAAGTCATCAAATGGATCGGTTCTGGAGAAGCTTGAGAACTTACAGATTAATTTAACGAAATGGGCAAAATTCATAAAGAAGAAACGGAAGGGACTGACGGATAAAATTACAAAAGAGCTTGAAGATTTAATGAAGAAGGAACTTGATGAAGATGTTATGAGCCAGATTATGGAAAAAAGAATCCACTTGAGTATGGAGACCGATAAGGAGGAGATGTATTGGGTACAAAGAGCAAGAGCTAATTGGCTGAAGTTAGGAGATAAGAACACAGCATGTTTTCATAAATATGCATCAATGCGGAGAAGAACTAATACAATCAGTAGGCTTGATAGTGATGATGGAAAAGGAATCAATGAGGAATCAGAAATTAATGAGATAGCTACGCAGTATTTTCAGAAGCTTTTTTCGACTAATGGTTTTGGAGATTCTTCCCACCTTTTAACAGGTATTCAAAACAGTATCTCTTCGGATATCAACACAGCCCTCTTGGAAAAGTTCACGACAGAAGAGATTTATATAGCAGTAAAGGGAATGGGTCTTACAAAAGCTCCAGGTAATGATGGATTTCCggctttattttttcaaaaatactgGGGTATTGTGGGTGAAGATATTGGAAATTTCTGTTTGGAAGTTTTGAACAATGGAAAAGATGTGGAAGGGTTAAACCTAACTAAGATTACTCTTATTCCAAAGAATTCCAATCCTACGAATCTTACCGATTTTAGACCGATTAGTTTGTGCACAGTTCTATATAAAATCATAGCCAAAGCTATAGCCAATCGTCTCCAGGAAGTCATTGGAAGATGTATTGACAGTGCTCAAAGTGCATTTGTCCCAGGGAGGCTTATTTCGGATAATGTTTTGATAGCCTATGAGATTCTACATACACTTCGGCAAAAACGCAAAGGGAAAAAAGGATTCATGGCGATTAAGCTGGACATGAGTAAAGCCTATGATAGAGATGAATGAGTTTTCTTGAAGGAAGTTATGATGAGGATGGGATTTGCAAAGGAATGGGTGATATTAATAATAAGATGTATTTCTACAGTCTCTTATGTTGTGACTACAAATGGGAGGAGTGGTAGAGTTTTTAAACCAACCAGAGGACTCCGAAAAGCCAACTtagcccttttctttttcttatttgcaGTGAAGGTTTATCATCTTTAATCAGGAACGCAACAAGAGAAGGGTTGATTAAAGGGGTGAGAGCTAGTAGAAGAGGCCCGACAATCTCACACTTGTTATTTGCAGATGATAGCATTTTGTTTGGTGAAGCCACCGAAAGTAGTGCAAGGAACTTTAAAGCTATTTTGCAAGAGTATGAGACTTGTTCTGGTCAATGCGTTAACTTTAATAAGTCCATGATCTTTTTTAGTTCGAATTTAGAGGAGGGTGATAAAGGACGTATATCGGCTGAAATGAGAATAAGATGCTCGACAAACATGGAGAAATATTTAGGACTGCCAAACATTGTAGGTCGGAAGAAAAAGAAATCTTTTTAGAATCTCAAGGACAGAGTAAAGCAAAGGATTGAAAATTGGAGCACTCGTTTCTTATCTCAAGGGGGTAGAGAGGTTTTTATTAAATCAGTACTTCAAGCAATTCCTACTTACGCAATGACATGTTTCCTACTACCAAAGTTGCTTTGTGGTGAGTTGAATAATTTATTTGCTAGATTTTGGTggcaaaaaggaaaaggaaagaaaggaattCACTGGTGTCAGTGGGAATATATGTGTAGGCCTAAAGAGGAGGGTGGTATGGGTTTTCGAAATATGGCACATTTCAATATAGCACTACTGGCTAAGCAAGGGTGGAGGATTATGAATAATCAGAATGCTCTCGTAACGCAAGTTTTCAAAGTTAAGTATTTCCCGGATAATCATTTCTTAAATTCTCGATTAGGAAATTCATGTTCTTATGTGTGGAAAAGCATTTGGGCAGTAAAGGACTTATTGACAAATGGGCACTATTGGAGGGTGGGAACGGGTACTAATATCTCTATCAACGATGCTTGGATTCCAGATtcagttaattttagattattatCAGAAATTAATTCTATGCGCGATGCTAAAGTTGATGAGTTGATTGACAGTCATAACAGAAGTTGGAAAAAAGAGTTAATTACCAGTACCTTTTCGGAAAATGATGCCGCCAGAATTCTCAAAATTCATCTGGCTCAAACACCGCATGAAGACTTTCTTGTCTGGGGTGGCGAACGGTCGGGTGAATTCACGGTCAGAAGCGCCTATCAACTATTACAAAAATTGACTGAAAGTCCTAGAGCTTATGCTTTACAGACCATCTATATGAATTTTTACAAAAAACTTTGGAGCCTACATTTACCGGCTAAAATAAAGGTCACAATATGGAAGATATCTTGGAATTATCTGCCTACAAGGGTGAATCTATAGCACCGGAAGTTAGTAGTCAATCCAAGCTGTCCTAGATGTGGAGAAGGAGCTGAAACAATGAACCATTTATTTCGTGAATGCCATGTTACAAAGGAGGTATGGAGAGCATTATCGTTTCAAGACATTTTGATGAATCAATGTGAGGATTTTCGACAGTAGATCACCTGGGTAGTAGAGAAGCTCAGCCTTTATCAAGGTCAAATATTCTGTTGTGCACTTTGGGCCATATGGGGagatagaaacaaaaaaaatacatcaAGGCAAAGTTAGTAATGGGACGGAAGTTGCAAATTTTAAAAACTGTTAtattcatgagattaatagtcTTGAAAAAAGAGATCTGAATCGTACCGAAGAGAAACAGAGATGGTCGTACCCACAGGAAAATTTCATCAAGATCAACTTTGATGGTGCTTACGATAAAAGCCAGAATCGGTCGGCTTCGGGTATTGTGGCCAGAGATTCGGAAGGAAATATCCTCTTCTCATGTTCAGAGATGCATTCTAACATCTCATCGGCCTTTGCTGCTGAAGCAATAGCCTGCTGGAGAGTAGTCCAAATAGGAACTGGGAAGGGATGGCAGTTTCTGATTCTTGAAGGAGATTCCCTCGCAATTATAAAGAAATGCAACTCAAAGGGTCAAGACAGATCGATGGTAGGGGCATACATTTATGACATTCAACAGGAAATATATGGACTTGATAATATCAGGTTTCATCATACACCTAGATCTGCAAATAATCTTGCACATATCTTAGCAACAGAAACGttaaagagaggagaagaaattTACTTGGATAGGGGAGTTCCTGAGTATGCTATGGATCAAGCTCGGTATGATGGGAGAAGAGGACCTGATTAGAAGTTTTCAGGAGAGGAAGAGTGGAGAAAGAAAGCCTCAGAACAGTAAAGGAAGTGGATCGATTTTCTTGGcatattttgaaaatggaatCGTCAAAAATGAACTGAAATGACAGAAAGACTGGAAGACGGTTTCCAAACAACTTCTGATTGGGCAATGGATCGGTGCATTAATGCCGGTTCTAGAATTTTCGTTTTTAATATCTAGAtattttcgtataagaccatctGATTTGGGCCATGTTTTGGTTTAggattattttgttttgttttggttttattttgagttttgttTTCAGATTAGAACAGTATGTATTTTATTTCCATAATAAAGCCCAATCCggaaagttgaaatttttttttctaaaagtattttttattacattggttttattgtttttaaaaaagaacatgtttaaatttcttttaaactttttaaatttctttactGTTTGCCTGAAATGAAGTGTTATAAATTagttttaatacattttttaatttcatagttaaattttttataatattttactttaaaaaatattttaaaattcttcattaagtcttttttaaaaatttctttattgttttataatagatttaaatacataaaatttatttaaattaaattaaaagaataattaacttatttaaatttatttttatctagttaactatttattttaaatataaaatttcaaagataTTAGTTtaacaaatcatatatatatatattatataacaaTATCTTAAGCTCTCAACTAAGTTGAACAACCTAATTTTTTTGACACATGACATACTCACTTTGTTAACATGCAACAATTCTTTATATAGCCAATTTTTAATCCCACATCGAATAGAAAACACTCTATAACTTACACTTACACTATAAATAAGtgtaaatttttttactattttcgtAAGCTTTTTGgagttttttttctttgaataaatttatgagaaaaagtttatagtttaaaattatttatatatagtaatatatttatatgaaagaGTTACATTGGTTTTGAAATAACCtagaattaaaagataaaaaatacatACTAGAGAACACTCCTATATATCACATTTATCTTATAAATAAGTGATAATTTTTTcactatttcattaaaaaataattttaatcccTTAAAAAGTTAATTTCAATCCTACATTGGCTAGAGAATACTCATATGCCCACACTTACCCTATAAATAAgtgacaatttattcattattttcaataaaaagttaattttaatcccaCATTGACTAGAGAATACTTTCATATCTCACATTTACCTTATAAATAAGTACATTGACTAAAGAATACTCTTATTGCTCACTTATCACTATTTtcatttaaaagttaattttaatctcaCATTAACTAGAGAATACTCTCATAACTCACTTCTTcactatttcattaaaaattaattaattttgttgaGGATAAATtagattaagcaacgaacaagaaataacgaagaaaattgaaaagatcaaacacaaatattttacgtggaaaaacctCTCCGAATATGATAAAAAACTACGGCaaatataatttcactaaaacGGCAAAAACGAAGAGTataaagatggagataaaaactaaacttcaaaaattgaaataagaacccttaaaacgtaaacacaaaattttctaaaaacttgtaaaagctaatacctaaatgtgtcATGAGTTATCTTTCTAGGGTGGAAAAggggtctatttataggctaaatttgtaggtcaaataatattaaaataacttagactaatcaaagtttaagtgagaaactaaaaacaaagtttaactgggagaagaaaagccaaaaataCGAGGCATAAATCCACAAATCTCCATCTtgactcatattttcacaatGCCTTCTTTGCTAAAGCCCACCACAAACTTATCTCGAACTATGCAGGCTACTAACTGAGTCGAAGTTGTGCTTAGAAGCTGAAAGACTTCTAATCTTCGACTTGTGCACTATCAAATCAAAACTGACCCAGGTTtcattttcacgaacacagtgccttatcttttcaaaacctacatccaaaagagaacctctcttataCGAAAAAGTCATACATTTTTCtatcctatgaccaagttgttttCGTTTCAAACGAGTCGACTTCGAATCCTTAACAAGCGAGGGACATCTTGTTTCACCGGTCACCACTAATCCTTCCATAACATAAAGATTGTCAATCtttttacctttcatcaaaatGAGAGCCCTATGAGATACCTTAATGTCGCTTGACTCAATGTTAATTCTACAACCCTTCGAGTCTAAAATTCCTAAGGAAATGAGATTTTTCTTTCAATCAGGCACATACCTGACGTCTAATAGTGTCCTAATTGTCATGTTGTGCATCTTGATTTGaacaataccaataccaattaccttactgggTGAACCATtccccatgcgcacaactccacatTCAATTGAACTGTATGTGAAGAACCAGTCCatgttgggacacatgtggaaagaacacccCGAATCCAGGATCCACTCAGATGTAAGCTCgaagctttcacttgttgacactaaTAAGAAACCATCACCCTTGTCATTGGCCAAATTATCACCAGTTAAATCTTCTTCGTTGCTCTCAGCAGcctttttatttcgcagtttgtAATAATCTTccttgacgtgacctaacttcttataATAGTGACATCTCTTGTTTCACttccttgatgctaccaaaaccaAGGCTTGCTCATCTGACTTGTTATCTAAACCAAACTCATTTTTGAGTTTATCTTTGCTCAATAAATGACCCTTCAAATCCTTGAATGAGAGATTATCActgccataaattagggtctccttgaaaaacttgtatgaagagggtaaacagcacaataatagcatagcctgattttcatcatcaatctgaacctcaatgttctttaaatcattcaaaagagtaataaattgatcGATGTGATCCCTAAGgtgctcaccttcgttcatgtaAAACGTGTACAATCGTTGTCTTAACACTAAttggttagctagagacttagtcgcataaagagtttctaaggtTTTCCATAAGGTGAATGTCGTTTTCTCCATCAAAACCTCTTACAACACATTATTTTTTAGACATAATCGAATCGTGGATAGAGCCTTTTTTATCTAACCTATCCCATTCTGATTTACCTATGTCTGTAGGCTTCTTCTCTGTAAGAACCTTTTCAAGATCGCCTTGAAtcagaattgccatcatccgaacttgtcaaagattgaaattttttatgtcatcgaacttatcaatatcaaaccttgttgctgtCATCTTTAAACAGGTTGATTGTGAAAATCGAACTAGCTCTAATACTAGTTTGTTGGTGATAAACCCAATTAAGGaatgaataagtaaaataacgaagaaaattgaaaagatcaaacacaaatattttatgtggaaaaacCCTTTCGAAGAAGATAAAAATCATgagcaaagataatttcactaaaatggaaaaaatgaagagtagaaagatggagataaaactaaacttCGAAACCCGAAATAAAAACCCTCAAAAAGTAAATGCAAATtctctgaaagcttgtaaaagctaatacctaaatgtgtaatggGTTATCTTTCTAGGGTGgtaaatttgtaggtcaaataatattaaaataacctacactaattacagtttaagtgggaaactaaaaacagagtttaactgggagaagaaaagccaaaaaatatGAGGCATAACTCTATAAATTTTAATCCCTTAAAAAGTTAATTATAATCTCATATTGGCTAGAGAACACTCACATGCTCACACTTACTCTATAAATAAGTGTCAGTTTCTTAACTATTTTCTTTAACAACTTAGTTTTAATCCTACATTTATCTGATAAATAAGTGAtaatttcttcactattttcattaaaaatttaattttaatctcacATTGATTAGAGAATACTCTCATAGTTAacttttttactattttcattaaaaagttaattttaatctcaCACTAACTAAAATATACTCTCATAGCTCACGTATTcacaattttcattaaaaattaattttaattccacatTGGCTAGACAACATTCCAATATCTCAAATTTACCTTATAAATAAGTCTCAATTTCTTcaccattataattaaaaaattatttttaatctcatATAGCCTAGAGAATACTCACATAGCTCACTTattcactattttcattaaataagttaattttaatcccACATTGACCAAACAATACTCTCATAGTTCACTTAGTTCTATACCACATTGGCTAAAGAACACTCTTATGCTCACTGTTACCCTATAAATAAGTGTcaatttcttcactatttttattaaaaaattaaatttaatcccACATTGACTAGAGAATACTCTCTTGGTTCACTTAGTTCCATCCCACATTAGCTAGAAAATTATAACACCTCTTACCTAGTCCGGTTGTCGGACCCAAGCTATGGAGTGCTACAATCAATGTAGAAACAAaaaacattcaattcacattgattatttcaaataaacatgaaattactAGGGCTTTATACGAACTTACATATGTTCTAGTATCAACATATAATTTAACTAGGACTAATTTGCACATTTCCAAAATTACAGATCAACtatatcataaataaattctTCAAATAATCAATCTTAtcataaacattcaaatattataatatacaaTTAAATTTGAGTCTtgatcgagcttacaaaagctcttaagCTAACTCGTGAACAAATAATgacttaattgaaaatttaacaaaaagtatagaaatttcagaaaacatgggtcacacgatcgtgtatcCAAGCTGTATGGACCTAAATGCAAAAATTCACCAGAAAATCACACGATCGTGTAGTTGGGCTATGTAATAGAATGAAATCGTGTGAAAACTAGATGACCAATTCAATAGTGCTCACATGGGCATATGGCCAGCCCGTGTGACATTCGGGAACCGCGTGTACACAAACTTCCTAATTTCTAAAAAGCATATGGCAATGTCACTAgtccatgtgtgacacacggttatgtgtCAAACCGTGTGGTACAAAATTAAATCACTAACTACATAAGTTAACTTAACCATTTAAAATGGTCCTAAAAT from Gossypium hirsutum isolate 1008001.06 chromosome D12, Gossypium_hirsutum_v2.1, whole genome shotgun sequence includes these protein-coding regions:
- the LOC121224487 gene encoding uncharacterized protein, translating into MVELSGNFSLICSIWTKKSYNQDSFKAQMRSIWKTRKKFVIQVVGQNLFLIEFELEEDLETITEGQPWLFRKQLILFDRLSKPTMRDQIQLVSSPFWIKIGPCLPEFDKKDLMHAIGVTYGGVIRSEILGEFCLLRVKLNVQSPLRRGVFVSIGNVNKFWIPFKYEKLPIFCFGCGRLGHGLHDCLEITPAEKNQIEEDPPFSLALKAESTLVGKESLKLNALSKKLQPQCLYVGGTTKEQEEYLYRAQSSGMMRGLQDGAWLASIAADLEIRKEEGINEGDTVNSNANNLNSARKASWRRMKLMGMMKNHEADSILQKKKLAELIQDEYGTKETQEENPKRARHGGQDLITENETNLQMEFFN